A genome region from Alistipes dispar includes the following:
- a CDS encoding DUF2586 family protein, producing the protein MALGNVFIKDVDGNIPYDTGSSGEKVTGLLFDVSLQPTLFTEGYGKTNETRLKPGDVCYITSFKSAVNDFGIIERVEATDEEEMNVNFLHGIPAYHIREFFRMSGNPGGSGKLYVMFADCSANWDALEIMQRAAGGMINQIGIWTEQPLWKANGASEQYNLNLVKGLNDVAVGLAEQNQPLSLILSANPSNTGADTTEGRQIDLNKIPSCICESSRISCIFGQAHHEKISTMQMCNRNHTPVGFLGAVMGAIAKANVHESIAWVKQFNLFADDFQEIELGFGDINLDEAEENFLSLNRYESLSPSLLDELDDKGYIFPIKYAGRENGIYISKDQTCSHGDFRTIARNRTINKSRRAVRAALLPYVNSPLMVNPSTGFLAPSKITAFKTLIGDILAKMQAAQEISGYAVTIDPNQNVLVDDTLRISYVLVPVGVAVKIYVEEGLSLTANKT; encoded by the coding sequence ATGGCACTCGGTAATGTATTTATCAAGGATGTGGACGGCAATATTCCTTACGATACCGGCTCGTCGGGCGAGAAGGTGACGGGACTGCTGTTCGACGTGTCCCTCCAGCCGACGCTTTTCACGGAGGGGTATGGTAAAACCAATGAGACCAGGCTCAAGCCTGGCGATGTCTGCTACATCACCTCGTTCAAGTCCGCCGTGAACGACTTCGGTATCATCGAACGTGTGGAGGCAACCGACGAGGAGGAGATGAATGTCAATTTCCTGCACGGCATCCCGGCATACCATATCCGTGAATTTTTCCGCATGTCCGGCAATCCGGGCGGTTCAGGAAAACTCTACGTGATGTTCGCGGACTGTTCGGCGAACTGGGATGCGCTGGAAATCATGCAGCGTGCTGCCGGGGGTATGATCAACCAGATAGGCATATGGACGGAACAGCCGCTGTGGAAAGCGAACGGCGCATCGGAACAATACAACCTCAATCTGGTAAAGGGGCTCAACGACGTGGCCGTGGGGCTTGCGGAGCAGAACCAGCCGCTCTCGCTCATCCTTTCCGCCAATCCTTCCAATACGGGGGCGGATACGACTGAGGGGCGTCAGATTGACCTGAATAAAATACCTTCATGCATCTGTGAATCAAGCCGTATCAGCTGTATATTCGGCCAGGCGCATCACGAAAAGATCTCCACGATGCAGATGTGCAACAGGAACCATACGCCCGTGGGATTTTTGGGAGCGGTTATGGGAGCCATAGCAAAGGCCAACGTGCACGAATCCATCGCATGGGTCAAGCAGTTCAATCTCTTCGCGGACGATTTCCAGGAAATAGAGTTGGGGTTCGGGGACATCAACCTCGACGAGGCAGAGGAGAACTTCCTCAGCCTGAACCGGTACGAGTCACTCTCCCCGTCACTGCTGGACGAACTCGACGATAAGGGGTATATTTTTCCCATCAAGTATGCCGGCCGCGAGAACGGGATCTACATCTCGAAAGACCAGACATGCTCACATGGGGATTTCCGTACCATTGCCCGGAACCGCACCATCAACAAGAGCCGCCGTGCCGTGCGTGCAGCCCTGCTGCCGTATGTGAACTCACCGCTGATGGTCAATCCTTCAACCGGGTTCCTCGCCCCGTCGAAGATTACAGCTTTCAAGACACTCATCGGGGATATACTGGCCAAGATGCAGGCGGCGCAGGAAATTTCAGGATACGCCGTCACTATCGACCCGAACCAGAACGTGTTGGTGGACGACACGCTGCGCATCTCCTATGTCCTTGTCCCGGTGGGCGTGGCCGTGAAGATTTATGTAGAGGAAGGACTGTCATTAACCGCAAATAAGACATAG
- a CDS encoding DNA N-6-adenine-methyltransferase translates to MDVTFEGKSSTGKNEWLTPPCLLRRLGPFDLDPCSPVNRPWDTARHHYTIEDDGLQQPWFGRVFCNPPYDTALIVRFIRRCVEHRNAVALTFARTDTRLFHELIFPNADSILFIKGRLSFYHVTGEQGGTAGAPSCLIAFNKENTAVLETCGIDGKLVKPRLQ, encoded by the coding sequence ATGGATGTAACTTTCGAGGGGAAATCTTCTACCGGAAAGAACGAATGGCTCACGCCTCCCTGCCTGCTTCGGAGGCTGGGGCCGTTCGATTTGGATCCGTGTTCGCCCGTAAACCGCCCATGGGATACGGCGCGACATCACTATACCATTGAGGATGACGGCCTGCAACAACCCTGGTTCGGACGTGTGTTCTGCAATCCTCCCTATGACACTGCACTGATTGTCCGGTTTATCCGCAGGTGTGTCGAACACAGGAATGCCGTCGCGCTCACTTTTGCCCGCACGGACACGCGCCTGTTCCACGAACTGATATTCCCAAACGCCGATTCAATACTCTTTATCAAGGGACGGCTCAGTTTTTACCATGTTACGGGGGAACAGGGTGGTACGGCCGGAGCGCCGTCATGCCTGATCGCCTTCAACAAAGAAAATACCGCGGTTCTGGAAACATGCGGTATCGACGGGAAGTTGGTGAAGCCACGACTTCAATAG
- a CDS encoding AAA family ATPase encodes MIIQFTVENFLSFKEPATLSLAASALKEKQTRSDEIVFELEGTNLSLLKSAVIYGANASGKSNLVKALDFFKWFVINSSKGVQSGESIRVESFRLNRRTEQEPSYFEAVFADETVQYRYGFEVDEKRVHREWLYQKGNKRKAKEVELFLRDGDEYELHPKFSVGKEVVAKKMVRDNALLLSVAAQFNESVSVEIMGWLANTTIVLGSSDERIWEMAIAQIDDPSMKRRIVEFARFADFGIDDIRKVDNTVISSHQQYDEEGNATKTVTFPFRVNESEGTIKYFSLAYPIIDALDHGKRLVVDEFDSKMHPLLTSRIIGLFNSRVTNPRNAQLIFTTHDTNLLNASLFRRDQIWFTQKDSFGASELYSLAEYKVRNSAPFEKEYLMGKYGGIPVIGQFERLFDLREEEYGSTDEQA; translated from the coding sequence ATGATTATTCAGTTCACAGTCGAAAATTTCCTTTCGTTCAAGGAGCCGGCGACCTTGTCTTTGGCTGCTTCCGCGCTGAAAGAAAAACAGACCCGGTCCGATGAGATTGTTTTTGAGCTTGAAGGTACGAACCTCTCTTTGCTGAAGAGTGCGGTCATCTACGGGGCCAATGCCAGCGGGAAATCGAATCTGGTCAAAGCACTCGATTTCTTCAAATGGTTTGTCATCAATTCCTCCAAAGGCGTGCAGTCCGGCGAAAGCATACGGGTGGAAAGTTTCCGTCTCAACCGGAGGACGGAACAGGAGCCCAGTTATTTTGAGGCGGTCTTTGCCGACGAAACGGTCCAATACCGCTATGGGTTCGAAGTCGATGAAAAACGTGTACACCGGGAGTGGCTTTATCAAAAGGGCAACAAGCGCAAGGCAAAGGAGGTGGAACTGTTCCTGCGTGACGGCGATGAGTATGAACTGCATCCCAAATTTTCGGTCGGCAAAGAGGTTGTCGCCAAAAAAATGGTGCGCGACAATGCGCTGCTTCTTTCCGTGGCAGCACAGTTCAACGAAAGCGTCTCGGTGGAAATCATGGGATGGTTGGCCAACACCACGATTGTTCTTGGCAGCAGCGACGAGCGGATTTGGGAAATGGCGATAGCCCAGATCGATGATCCGTCCATGAAAAGGCGTATTGTGGAGTTTGCCCGGTTTGCAGACTTCGGAATCGACGACATACGCAAGGTTGACAATACAGTCATCAGTTCACACCAGCAATATGACGAGGAGGGCAACGCCACGAAGACGGTCACTTTCCCGTTCCGCGTAAACGAGTCGGAGGGTACGATCAAATACTTCTCGCTGGCTTATCCTATAATCGACGCGTTGGATCATGGCAAAAGGCTGGTTGTCGACGAGTTCGACTCGAAAATGCACCCTCTGTTGACCAGTCGCATCATCGGGCTGTTCAATTCCAGAGTGACAAATCCCAGGAATGCACAGTTGATTTTCACGACACATGACACCAACCTGCTTAATGCAAGCCTGTTCCGCAGGGATCAGATCTGGTTTACACAGAAAGATTCGTTTGGAGCCTCGGAACTCTATTCGTTGGCGGAATACAAGGTTCGCAACAGTGCACCTTTCGAAAAGGAGTACCTGATGGGGAAATATGGCGGTATCCCTGTCATCGGCCAGTTTGAACGGTTATTTGACCTGAGGGAGGAAGAATATGGCAGCACGGACGAACAAGCGTGA
- a CDS encoding phage minor head protein has protein sequence MDRALEILKNHNSFTTERERQQRDILIAAIDNLVDFAAAEEYAMLGELPETADEQDMEAHEKICRRYNLVHAEEENNQVFFAASMAAWWMAVDMDTVLTYMTQGDERVRAWHLSLEGISFRKSEFPPELIPPIEWGCRCFLVAEGFAAVRAALPDKGDYLEKVDPVFRESLATGGRIFSDAHRYFSVPLPGYMNDIVKRIKGKFAYAQDNA, from the coding sequence ATGGACCGGGCATTGGAGATACTGAAAAATCACAACTCCTTTACAACAGAGAGGGAACGGCAGCAGCGTGACATCCTGATTGCAGCTATAGACAACCTGGTGGATTTTGCCGCGGCAGAGGAGTATGCCATGCTCGGGGAACTGCCCGAGACAGCGGATGAACAGGACATGGAAGCACACGAAAAGATATGCCGCAGGTATAACCTCGTCCATGCGGAGGAAGAGAACAACCAGGTATTCTTCGCGGCCTCGATGGCCGCATGGTGGATGGCGGTGGATATGGATACCGTGCTTACCTACATGACACAAGGCGATGAACGGGTACGTGCCTGGCATCTTTCATTGGAAGGGATTTCCTTCCGCAAATCCGAGTTTCCTCCGGAGCTGATACCGCCGATCGAATGGGGATGCCGCTGCTTTCTGGTCGCGGAGGGGTTCGCCGCTGTCCGGGCGGCTTTGCCGGATAAGGGAGACTATCTGGAAAAGGTGGATCCGGTCTTCCGGGAGAGCCTGGCAACCGGCGGGCGTATCTTTTCCGATGCGCACCGCTATTTCTCCGTCCCGCTTCCGGGTTACATGAATGATATTGTGAAACGCATTAAAGGAAAGTTCGCCTATGCCCAAGATAACGCTTGA
- a CDS encoding RloB family protein: MAARTNKRDPRAARTLRRISFVREVKQSFLIICEGVNTEPDYFNAFRLTSANIKAVGQGLNTVGLVQKALRMKEEERKKGREYDQCWVVFDKDDFPDRDFNRAIGMAEAGGMRVAYSNQAFEYWFLLHYNLVQGPMHRNQYETKLSGLLGFSYNKEAGTGGRVFRELGGKQAQAITNAKAVLRRMEGIPPAQAESSTTVHLLVEELNKYI; the protein is encoded by the coding sequence ATGGCAGCACGGACGAACAAGCGTGATCCACGCGCGGCACGGACACTCAGGCGTATCAGTTTTGTCCGTGAGGTCAAACAATCCTTCCTGATCATCTGCGAGGGGGTAAATACGGAACCGGATTATTTCAATGCATTTCGCCTGACTTCCGCCAATATTAAAGCGGTAGGCCAGGGACTCAATACGGTAGGTCTTGTCCAAAAGGCTTTACGGATGAAAGAAGAAGAGCGGAAGAAAGGACGCGAGTATGACCAGTGCTGGGTGGTATTTGACAAGGATGACTTTCCCGATCGGGATTTCAACCGGGCTATCGGTATGGCGGAAGCCGGTGGCATGAGGGTGGCATACAGCAACCAGGCTTTCGAGTATTGGTTCTTGCTGCACTATAACCTGGTACAAGGCCCGATGCACAGAAATCAATATGAAACAAAGCTATCCGGCTTGTTGGGCTTCTCCTACAACAAGGAAGCCGGTACAGGCGGTCGTGTTTTCAGGGAGCTGGGCGGTAAACAGGCTCAGGCCATCACGAACGCAAAAGCCGTATTGCGCCGAATGGAGGGAATACCGCCGGCACAGGCGGAATCTTCGACAACGGTGCATCTTCTTGTGGAAGAACTGAATAAGTATATTTAG
- a CDS encoding phage portal protein family protein, which yields MATSDKSFNGELLESIFKTSKKTIQEYVREIERNNRYRSCRQDTGSGYILDDRARLIDLYEACLQQDAHIRSVVETLESQILGDRYMLARVNEKGKYIKDVANSLKIQGSQFDKIIKGIVESKLYGYTLLEIMPHTDPRTGRLAEVNIIERRNVLPDQKTVLKRQGLWEPHWDLHDPAYYRCYVLVNSGDLGLFSATTPLILAKKFTVANYVNFSHTYGQPIIHGKTVSESNADRKRLANEIANAAQNKVVVTGIEDEVDIKTFTMSNSEKIYTGLIEFVNKEVANLVLGSESMAGGMQSYVGSTKAHQDIFRDRIEVYRRYIENVMNEEIIPRLVAIGYIPGGLEFRYSNRIEMSNEDRIKLYSLITDKYEVAADEIEKEFGINVGRQLNVIPGLGFGAEGGSSGLSHNDRGIMSDEEYFRRYGRPRGAKVGNFLRGAE from the coding sequence ATGGCTACATCGGACAAATCATTTAACGGGGAACTCTTGGAGAGTATTTTTAAGACCTCCAAAAAGACAATTCAGGAGTATGTCCGCGAAATCGAGCGCAACAACCGCTACCGTTCATGCCGTCAGGATACCGGCTCGGGATATATTCTCGATGACCGCGCCCGGCTCATTGACCTGTATGAAGCCTGCCTGCAACAGGACGCTCATATACGTTCCGTTGTCGAGACACTGGAAAGCCAGATTCTCGGCGACCGCTATATGCTTGCCCGTGTAAACGAAAAGGGAAAATACATCAAGGACGTGGCGAACTCCCTGAAGATACAGGGTTCGCAGTTCGACAAGATAATCAAGGGCATAGTGGAATCCAAGCTCTACGGGTACACCCTGCTTGAAATCATGCCGCATACTGACCCCAGAACGGGCAGGCTGGCGGAAGTCAACATCATCGAACGGCGTAATGTGTTGCCGGACCAGAAAACGGTACTGAAGCGGCAGGGACTGTGGGAGCCGCATTGGGATTTACATGACCCGGCATATTACCGTTGTTATGTACTGGTAAACTCCGGCGACTTGGGACTTTTTTCCGCCACGACCCCTTTGATACTGGCCAAGAAATTCACGGTGGCCAACTATGTGAACTTTTCCCATACTTACGGACAGCCGATTATCCACGGAAAGACGGTCAGCGAGAGCAACGCCGACCGCAAGAGGCTGGCTAACGAGATAGCCAACGCGGCACAGAACAAGGTGGTGGTTACCGGCATTGAGGACGAGGTCGATATCAAGACATTCACCATGTCCAACTCGGAAAAGATATATACCGGGCTTATCGAGTTTGTGAACAAGGAAGTTGCCAACCTCGTGCTCGGCTCCGAGTCGATGGCCGGAGGGATGCAGTCGTACGTGGGTTCCACGAAAGCACACCAGGACATTTTCCGCGACCGTATCGAAGTCTACCGTCGGTATATCGAAAACGTCATGAACGAGGAGATAATCCCCCGCCTGGTGGCTATCGGGTATATCCCCGGAGGATTGGAGTTCCGGTATTCGAACCGGATAGAGATGAGCAACGAGGACCGCATCAAGCTCTATTCGCTGATCACGGACAAATATGAAGTGGCGGCCGATGAGATCGAGAAAGAGTTCGGTATCAATGTGGGCCGGCAGCTCAATGTTATCCCGGGATTAGGTTTCGGAGCCGAAGGCGGCTCATCCGGTCTCAGCCACAACGACCGGGGCATCATGTCGGACGAGGAGTATTTCCGGCGTTACGGACGCCCCCGGGGGGCGAAGGTCGGAAATTTTCTGCGGGGAGCGGAATAG
- a CDS encoding metallophosphoesterase has product MRIQYASDLHLEFRENSSFLKHNPLAVAGEVLVLAGDIGYIGDENYSRHPFWDWASGNYSRVIVVPGNHEFYKMFDIDKLYNGWSLKIRENITCHYNAVIPLGNDIELIATTLWSHILLQDAYETEAAITDFRRMRYGSEPLDWTRFNDEHSRCFRFLEQSVKQSTARHLIVATHHVPSFELMAPEFKGSPLNGAFTVELGGFIADSPIEYWIYGHSHRNINKVIGNTRCICNQLGYVFSNEHTSFDKEAHISI; this is encoded by the coding sequence ATGAGAATCCAATACGCATCCGACCTGCATCTCGAGTTTCGGGAGAACAGCAGTTTTTTGAAGCACAACCCGCTGGCTGTTGCCGGAGAAGTGCTTGTCCTTGCCGGAGATATAGGATATATCGGAGATGAGAACTACTCCAGACATCCGTTCTGGGACTGGGCTTCCGGAAATTACAGCCGGGTCATCGTGGTTCCCGGAAACCACGAGTTTTACAAGATGTTCGACATAGACAAGCTGTATAACGGCTGGTCGCTCAAAATCAGGGAAAACATCACCTGCCACTATAATGCCGTTATCCCATTGGGTAACGATATAGAATTGATCGCTACCACACTGTGGTCACATATCCTGTTGCAGGATGCCTATGAAACTGAGGCAGCCATCACAGATTTCCGCAGGATGCGTTACGGCAGCGAACCGCTGGACTGGACAAGGTTCAATGACGAACATTCGCGCTGTTTCCGTTTTCTGGAACAGAGCGTAAAACAAAGTACTGCCAGACATCTCATTGTCGCCACTCATCATGTACCGTCATTCGAACTGATGGCGCCGGAGTTCAAGGGCAGTCCGCTCAATGGGGCATTTACCGTGGAGCTTGGCGGTTTCATTGCAGACAGCCCGATTGAATACTGGATATATGGCCACTCGCACCGCAATATCAATAAGGTCATCGGAAACACCCGGTGCATATGCAACCAGTTGGGCTATGTGTTCAGTAACGAGCATACGTCATTCGATAAGGAAGCGCATATTTCGATTTAA
- a CDS encoding Clp protease ClpP: MDMNTLQYVVGEAKAGQPAVIRFFGRVTEETTSRFNDEFDFLENIIRPSCIRVLINSEGGSVLYGMSTYSTIANATVDTECIIEGVAASMASIIWAAGKRSLMRDYAILMIHNPMLPDDDGGEPSDMVTAFTKQIETIYRKRFGLKAEHVRAIMDGQAGKDGTYFDAQAAVKAGIIPAEHVIHTSKQLCRKVHDEIEGLTDTAAIQELMSRVSAGNKPFKGIEPTLTETENDMANENKTQGFEYGAIAASLGMKDGEVKDVMARISELAAMEPKYREIQKSLSDAQTVIAGKDASIRNLQTDLAAATARLSAYEQKEKDEQASRIETLVENAIAEGKIDREAKTQWVEMAGSNFELAESTLASIPAREKISKEIADDPANIQATAEATKTAEQLMAEKVAEVVGADFKFRKL; this comes from the coding sequence ATGGATATGAACACACTTCAATATGTCGTCGGAGAGGCGAAGGCAGGCCAGCCGGCTGTTATCCGTTTCTTCGGTCGCGTGACGGAAGAGACGACCTCACGTTTCAATGACGAGTTCGACTTTTTGGAAAATATCATCCGTCCCTCCTGTATCCGCGTGTTGATCAACTCGGAGGGCGGCAGTGTCCTTTACGGCATGTCCACCTATTCCACCATCGCCAATGCCACGGTGGATACGGAATGTATCATCGAAGGGGTCGCGGCATCGATGGCCTCCATCATCTGGGCGGCGGGCAAGCGTTCTCTCATGCGTGATTATGCCATACTGATGATTCATAACCCGATGTTGCCGGACGATGACGGAGGGGAACCGTCGGACATGGTAACGGCTTTTACCAAACAGATCGAGACGATTTACCGGAAACGGTTCGGCCTGAAAGCGGAGCATGTGCGGGCCATCATGGACGGACAGGCAGGAAAGGACGGGACCTATTTCGACGCACAGGCTGCCGTCAAGGCCGGCATCATACCTGCGGAGCATGTCATCCATACCTCGAAGCAGCTTTGCCGTAAAGTGCATGACGAGATAGAAGGATTGACCGATACGGCCGCCATCCAGGAACTGATGAGCCGTGTCAGCGCGGGAAATAAACCTTTCAAAGGCATTGAACCTACTCTTACAGAAACGGAAAACGATATGGCAAACGAAAACAAGACACAAGGCTTTGAGTACGGGGCGATTGCAGCCTCGCTGGGCATGAAGGACGGTGAGGTCAAGGACGTGATGGCACGTATCTCTGAACTGGCCGCGATGGAACCCAAATACAGAGAAATACAGAAATCACTGAGCGACGCGCAGACCGTCATCGCCGGAAAAGACGCCTCCATCCGGAACTTGCAGACAGACCTGGCCGCAGCGACGGCACGCCTTTCCGCCTACGAGCAGAAAGAGAAGGACGAGCAGGCTTCCCGTATCGAGACATTGGTGGAGAATGCCATTGCAGAAGGCAAGATTGACCGTGAGGCGAAAACGCAGTGGGTGGAGATGGCCGGTTCCAACTTCGAGTTGGCGGAAAGCACGCTGGCTTCCATTCCCGCGCGGGAGAAAATCTCGAAGGAAATCGCCGATGACCCTGCCAACATCCAGGCCACGGCGGAAGCGACAAAGACCGCCGAACAGCTGATGGCCGAGAAGGTGGCGGAAGTGGTCGGTGCGGATTTCAAGTTCCGAAAGCTCTGA
- a CDS encoding phage antirepressor KilAC domain-containing protein: MRENRNVPFRDWNIRVSRNHNGQLHICAVDICDILKRDELLENGAIARVCPTALKISFRKNGREQWGFRPIDMRRLLQLVRKETIIPRDLLDELEVWGNKLLELEAGELHAVPQDDIVMHFEEGFPVTFRRVGDKLMVNATQITMHFGKIPSEWLRIASTDMLRREMAGNGHTGKYESQVFTTRGRGHGATWLESPLVIPLARWIAPDLSLAEWLGEAIGKLSVKRGKTIVRERPRVAAPGLPCMDCPMPQDMESATRLILELRKVVSESLPKIVFYEEFIENRDWFKSTRIADELGISPRQLHQFLAEEGICKYEKRQWVVFPSCRAWQCDVPYTWENSRGKVYTFGSTKRWTQAGRECIIELWRKRNPEYCPPGA; this comes from the coding sequence ATGAGGGAAAATAGGAATGTTCCGTTCCGGGACTGGAACATAAGGGTTTCCCGGAACCATAACGGCCAGCTCCATATCTGCGCCGTGGATATATGCGATATACTCAAGCGGGACGAACTGCTTGAAAACGGCGCCATCGCCCGTGTTTGCCCGACGGCATTGAAAATCAGTTTCCGGAAAAACGGCAGGGAACAGTGGGGTTTCCGTCCCATCGATATGCGCCGGCTTTTACAACTGGTACGCAAGGAGACTATTATACCCCGTGACCTGCTTGATGAATTGGAAGTGTGGGGCAACAAGCTTCTGGAACTGGAAGCCGGGGAGCTGCACGCCGTCCCGCAGGACGACATCGTCATGCACTTCGAGGAAGGGTTCCCCGTCACGTTCCGGCGTGTCGGCGACAAGCTGATGGTCAACGCCACGCAGATCACGATGCACTTCGGGAAAATCCCGTCTGAATGGCTACGCATCGCTTCCACGGATATGCTCCGCAGGGAAATGGCCGGCAACGGACATACCGGGAAATACGAGTCGCAAGTCTTCACCACACGGGGGCGGGGGCACGGTGCGACCTGGTTGGAATCACCGCTTGTCATACCGTTGGCCAGATGGATCGCCCCTGACCTGTCTTTGGCGGAATGGTTGGGCGAGGCTATCGGCAAACTCTCCGTGAAACGAGGGAAGACAATCGTACGCGAACGCCCCAGGGTGGCGGCACCCGGTCTGCCCTGTATGGATTGTCCCATGCCGCAGGATATGGAATCGGCGACGAGACTGATTCTGGAACTGCGGAAGGTGGTGAGTGAATCCCTGCCGAAAATCGTATTCTACGAGGAGTTTATCGAGAACAGGGACTGGTTCAAGAGCACGCGCATCGCTGACGAACTCGGCATATCGCCGCGACAGTTGCACCAGTTCCTTGCCGAAGAGGGCATCTGCAAGTACGAGAAGCGGCAATGGGTGGTCTTTCCTTCCTGCCGGGCCTGGCAATGCGATGTGCCTTACACGTGGGAGAACAGCCGGGGCAAGGTATATACTTTCGGATCCACCAAACGATGGACACAGGCCGGACGGGAGTGTATCATAGAACTGTGGCGCAAGAGGAACCCTGAATACTGCCCACCGGGTGCATAG